The genomic interval GGAGCTGGGGCTACGACCGGGACAACCAGAACTGGAAGACCGCGGACCAGCTGCTGCGCATGCTCATCGACGGGGTGTCCAAGGACGGCAACCTCCTCCTCAACGTCGGGCCGACGGCGCGCGGGGAGTTCGACCCCCGGGCGCGCGCCGTGCTCGCCGAGATCGGGCGCTGGTTCGCGCTCCACGAGCGCTCCATCCGCGGCTGCGGCCCGTCCTCGTTCGCCCCGCCCCCCGACTGTCGCTTCACGCGCCGCGGCGACCGGCTCTACCTCCACGTGTTCGCCTGGCCCTTCCGCCACCTCCACCTCGCCGACCTGGCAGGCAAGGTCGAGTTCGCCCGCTTCCTCCACGACGGCTCCGAGGTGCGTATGCAGGAGATCGCGCCCGGCTCGGTCGCGAACTCCGGACCGAACAGCGGTGAGCGTCCCGGCACGCTGACCCTCAACCTCCCGATCGTCAAGCCCGACGTCGAGGTACCGGTGATCGAGCTGCTGCTCCGGCCGGGCGTCGCCGCCTGAGGTGATGGCCACGAGGCGTCGAAGCGCCCGCGACCCCCGCCTTGCGAGGTCCGGCCGGTGATCGGGGACCGTGCGCCGCGCTGCATCGTCGTCATCGTCGCCGACGACCTCGGATTCGGCGACCTCGGCCGCTGGAACTTCGGCGCCAGCTCGACGCCGGCCATCGACCGCCTCGCCGCCGGTGGCTGCTGTCTGAGCCAGCACTACTCCGGCTCCCCGGTGTGCGCGCCGGCGCGCGCCGCGCTGCTCACCGGCCGCTACCCGCACCGGACGGGCGCGCTCGACACGATCGAGGCCTACGGCCACGACCGGCTCTTTCGGTCCGAGCGGACGCTCGGCGACGTGCTCGGCGCGGCCGGCTGGCGCACCGGCTACGTCGGCAAGTGGCACAACGGCGCCTTCGATCCCCGGTACTGGCCGACCGCCCGCGGTTTCGACGAGTTCTTCGGCTTCTGCGGCGGCTGGCAGGACTACTACGACTACCGGCTCCAGGCCGACGGGGCGCCGGTCGGCCCGGACGGCTCGTACCTCACGGCGCGCCTCACCGACGAGGCGGTCGCTTTCGTCGAGCGCCACGCGAGCGAGCGCTTCCTCCTCCTGCTCGCCTACAACGCCCCGCACTTCCCGTTCCAGGCGCCCGAGGCGACCGTCGAGCGCTACCTCGCGCGCGGCTTCCGGCTCGGCGTCGCACGCATCTACGCCATGGTGGAGGAGCTCGACCGCGGCGTCGGCCGCCTCGTCGAGGCGCTCGAGCGCCACCGGCTGCTCGAGGACGCCCTCGTGCTCTTCACGAGCGACAACGGCCCGCAGTTCGGGGGCGAGGGCGAGCAGAGCACGCGGCGGTTCAACTGCGGCTTCGCCGGGCACAAGGGCCTCGTCTTCGAGGGCGGGGTGCGCACGCCGGCGATCGTGCACTGGCCGGGCCGGCTGCGCGGGGGGACGGTGTCCCACGACCTCGCCCACTTCGTCGACTGGCTGCCGACCTTCGCGGACCTGGCCGGTGCCCCGCTCGGCGACGGGCCACCGCTCGACGGGGTGAGCCTCGCGCCGACGCTCCTCGGCAGCCCGCGAGCCGAGTACCCGGCGCGCTTCTGGCAGTGGAACCGGTTCGAGCCCGTGTGGGGCTGCAACGCGGCGATGCGCGACGGCGACTGGAAGCTCGTCGTGCCGGCCGCGCGCGAGCTGCTCCAGATCAGCGCCGAGGACCGGGCGAACGACGTCGCGGCGAAGCGGCGCGGGCTCATCGGTGAGATCGTGACGCGCACGGGCGACCGTCCCGAGGCACCCGCGCCGCCCGAGCCGATGCTCTTCGACCTGTCCGCCGACCCGCTCGAGACGACGGACTGTCGCGCACGCGAGCCGGCTCGCGCCGAGCGCATGCTCGGCGAGCTCGAGTCGTGGTTCCGGCAGGTCGTCGCGGAGTACGAGGCCGGGCGGGGGCGCGAGAGGGCGGTGCCGTGAGGGCCCGGCGCGCCCGGGCCGGGCGGGCGCGAGGCGCGGACACGGCGTCGAGGGTCGGCGCGCTCGGCGCTTCGAACGGGTAGGCACCATGGCGAGGATCACCGGCTTTCGCACCCACGACGTGCGCTTCCCCACCTCGGCGAGCGCGATCGGGTCGGACGCGATGAACCCGGATCCCGACTACGCGGCCGCGTACCTCGAGGTGCGAGTCGACGACGGGACGAGCGGCCACGGCTTCGTCTTCACGATCGGGCGCGGCACCGAGGTGCAGGTCGCGGCGATCGGCGCGCTCGAGCCGCTGCTCGCCGGGGCCGACGTCGACGAGGTGCTCGGCGACCTCGGCGGCACGTGGCGGCGCCTCGTCGCGGACAGCCAGCTGCGCTGGCTCGGGCCCGAGAAGGGCGTCATGCACATGGCAGTCGGCGCGGTGACGAACGCGCTGTTCGACCTCGCCGCCAAGCGCGCCGGGCTGCCGCTGTGGCGCTACCTCGCCGCGCTGTCGCCCGAGGAGCTCGTCGACCTCGTCGACTTCCGCTACCTGCGGGACGCGCTCACGCCCGACGAGGCGCTCGAGATCCTCGAGCGCGCCCTGCCGGGGAGGTCCGAGCGCATCGCCGAGCTCGAGGCGTCCGGCTACCCGGCGTACACCACCGCGCCGGGCTGGCTCGGCTACGGCGACGAGCGCCTCGTCGAGAGCTGCGAGGAGGCGCGCAAGGAGGGCTTCGGCCAGGTCAAGCTGAAGGTCGGCGCCCGCCTCGAGGACGATCTGCGGCGCTGCCGTCTGGCGCGCGAGACGCTCGGCGGCGGGGTCCGCCTCGCCGTCGACGCGAACCAGGTGTGGGACGTGCCGACGGCGATCTCGTGGGTGCGCTCGCTCGCCGAGTTCGAGCTGGCGTGGGTGGAGGAGCCGACGAGCCCCGACGACATCCTCGGGCACGCCGCGATCCGCGAGGGCGTGCGGCCCGTGCCGGTCGCCACCGGGGAGCACGTCGCCAACCGCGTCGTGTTCAAGCAGCTGCTGCAGGCGCGCGCGATCGACATCATGCAGATCGACGCCTGTCGGGTCGGAGGTGTCAACGAGAACCTCGCCAACCTGCTGCTCGCCGCGAAGTTCGACGTGCCGGTCTGCCCGCACGCCGGCGGGGTGGGCCTGTGCGAGGTCGTCCAGCACCTCGCGTTCTTCGACTACGTCGCGGTCTCGGGCGCGCGCGACGGCCGGATGATCGAGTGGATCGATCACCTCCACGAGAACTTCCTCGAGCCCGCCTCGGTGGTCTCGGGTCGCTACGTCGCCCCGCGCGCGCCGGGGGCGTCGGCGGAGCTGCGCGCCGAGTCGATCGCCGAGTACACCTACCCGACCGGGCCTGCGTGGGCGGCCGAGCGGCGTCCGGCGCGCGGGTTGCGCACGAGCGGTACCGCGCCGAGCGGACCGCGCCGCCCGGGAGGGCGGTGATGGCGTCCGGCGGCGACCTCGGCCGGGTTCGGATCGGCTCGACGGGGGTGGAGGTGACCCGGCTCGTCCTCGGCTGCGCGCCGATCGGCGGCCTCTACGAGGCGGTGTCGGCCGAGGACGCGGCCGCGGCGCTCGAGCAGGCGTGGCGGCTCGGGGTCCGCAGCTTCGACACCGCGCCGCACTACGGCGCCGGGCTCGCCGAGCGGCGGCTCGGCGCCTTCCTCGCGACCGTGCCGGTCGGGCAGGCCACCGTGTCGACGAAGGTGGGGCGCCTGCTGCGCCCGGCCGGGCCCGACGGCGCGCCGGCGCCGCCGGAGTTCGCTGGGGAGGACCGCGTGCACCGCGTCCGGGACTACAGCGCTGCGGGCGTCCGCCGCTCGCTCGAGGAGAGCCTGGAGCGCCTCGGCCTCGACCGAGTCGACGTCGCGCTCGTGCACGACCCGGAGGACCACCTCGACGAGGCGCTCGCCGGCGCCCTGCCGGAGCTCGCCAGGCTGCGCGCCGCCGGCGTCGTCGGCGCCATCGGCGCCGGGATGAACCTGTGCGCGCCGCTCGAGCGCATCGTGGCGGAGGCGGACGTCGACTGCGTGCTCGTGGCCGGCCGCTACAGCCTGCTCGACCAGGGGGCGGCGGCGCGGCTCCTGCCGCTGTGCGAGGCCCGCCGGGTCTCGGTCCTCGTCGGCGGCGTGTTCAACAGCGGCGTGCTCGCCGACGTGCGCCCGGGGGCGCGCTTCGACTACCGCCCGGCGAGCGACGAGGTCCTCGAGCGGGCGCGGGCGATCGCCCTCGTCTGCGAGCGCCACGGCGTGCCGCTCAAGGCTGCCGCGATCCGCTTCCCGCTGCGCCACCCGGCGGTCTCGGCGGTCGTCGTCGGCGCGCGCTCGGCCGCCGAGGTCGCCGAGGACGTCGACTGCTTCCAGTCGGAGGTCCCCGAGGCGCTCTACGACGAGCTCGCAGCCCGGCGGCTCGTGCGAAGCGAGGTGGGCTCGCGGTGAGGATCGACGCGCACTTCCACGTCTGGGACCCGGCGACCCGTCGCCACGCCTGGATCGAGCAGACGCCCGCGCTCTACCGGCGCTTCGGGGTCGAGGAGGTCGAGGCCCTCGCCCACGGCTGCGGCATCGAGCGCGGCGTGCTCGTGCAGGTCCTCGCCGAGACCGACGAGACCGAGGAGTTCCTCGCCCTCGCGCAGGCGCACGAGTTCGTCGCCGGCGTCGTCGGCTGGGTCGACCTGTCGGCGCCCGACGTCGGCGAGGCGATCGCGCGCCTTCGCGACGGGCCGGGCGGGGAGCGCCTCGTCGGGGTCCGCCACCTCGTCCAGTCCGAGCCGGACCCCGGCTACCTGGGGCGCGAGGCGGTCGTCGCCGGGCTGCGCCAGGTAGCAGGGGCCGGCTGCCGCTTCGACCTCCTCGTCACGACGGCGCAGCTGCCGGCCGCGACGCGCCTCGCCGCGGCGCTCGACGACCTCCCGATGGTCCTCGACCACGGCGCGAAGCCGCCGATCGCCACCGGCGAGCTCGAGCCGTGGCGGTCGTGGATCGCCCGCCTGGCCGAGCTCGAGCACGTCAGCTGCAAGCTCTCGGGCCTCGTCACCGAGGCCGGGGATCGCTGCACGGTCGAGGCCATCGCGCCCTACGCTGACCACCTGCTCGAGTGCTTCGGGCCGCGGAGGCTGCTGTTCGGCTCGGACTGGCCGGTCTGTACCGTCGCCGCCTCCTACGGCGAGGTCGTCACGCTCGCGGGCGCGCTCATCGAGCGCCTGAGCGACGCGGAGCGCGCCGAGGTGCTCGGCGCGAACGCGGCGCGCTTCTACGGGCTGGCGGCGTGAGGCGGCCTGCGGCGCGAGGCGAGGGGATGGTGGCGCCATGGCGGTGACCGACGAGGCGATCGAGAAGATCAAGGAGATGATCGTGGCGGGCCGCCTCCGCCCGGGCGACCGGCTGCCCAAGGAGGACGAGCTCGCGGCGCGCCTCGGCCTGTCGCGTAGCTCGCTGCGCGAGGCGGTGCGCGCCCTCAGCCTCGTGCGCATCCTCGACGTCCGTCAGGGCGACGGCACCTACGTGACGAGCCTCAGCCCGGCCGTCTTGCTCGACGCGGTGAGCTTCGTCGTCGACTTCCACCGGGACGACTCGGTCCTCAACTTCCTCGAGGTCCGCCGCGTCCTCGAGCCCTACGCCGTCTCCCTCGTGGCTCGCAGCGCGACGCCCGAGCAGGTGGCAGAGCTCCGCCGGCTCCTCGACGAGGTGACGCCGAGCTCGCCCCCGGAGCGCTTCGTCGAGAACGACCGCGAGTTCCACCGCCGCGTCAACTCCTTCTGCGGCAACGCGGTGCTCATCTCGCTCCTCGACTCGCTGTCGGGGCCGATGCACCGGGCGAGGGTCTGGCGCGGCGTCACCGACCCGAACGCGCTCGAGCGCACGCGGGCCGAGCACCTCGCCATCGTCGACGCGCTCGAGGCGCACCAGCCCGACATCGCGGCCGCCCGGGCGGTCGTGCACATCGCGGGGGTGGAGGAGTGGCTCCGCCGGGTCCAGGCGAGCGAGGTGGCGGTCGGCGGGCCTCACCGCCGCGCAGACGGGGCCACGCCCGGCCCGCCGGCGAGCGCTCGCGCTCGCCCGGCGTGACCCGGTGGCGCAGGTCGCCGAGGTGGTGAGCGACGTCGCCGCGCCGGCTGCCAGCCGTGCGAGCGTGGAGGCGGGCACGGGCGCGCACGAGGAGGAGGGACCGATCGACATGGACGAGGCGGCTTCGGTGCACGCAGGCGAGCGTTTCCTCGTCACCGGCGCGTCGGGCTGCATCGGCGCGTGGGTGGTGCGCCTGCTCCTCGACGAGGGCACGGCCGTGGTGGCGAGCGACCTGCGCGCCGACCTGCGGCGCTTCGAGCTCATCTCCCACCCTCGTCGGGGCGAGGAGGTCGACTTCGTCGCGCTCGACGTCACGAGCACCGAGGCGGTCGCGCAGGTCGTGCGCGACCGAGCCATCACCCACATCGTCCACCTGGCCGGCCTGCAGCTGCCGCTGTGCGCGGCGAACCCGCCGCTCGGCGCAGCCGTCAACGTCGTCGGCACGGTGAACGTGTTCGAGGCCGTCCGCTCGAGCGGCCGGCGCGTCGGCATCGCCTACGCGAGCTCGGCGGCGGTCTTCGGGAGCAGCTCCTTCTACTCGAGCGGCGTCGTCGCGGACCGCTCGCCGCTTCGGCCGGACTCCCACTACGGCGTGTACAAGGTCGCCAACGAGGGAACGGCGCGCATCTACTCGATGAGCGAGGGGATCGGGTCGGTCGGGCTCCGCCCCTTCGTCGTCTACGGTCCCGGGCGCGACCAGGGGATGACCTCGGACCTCACGAAGGCGCTGCTCGCCGCCGCGGCTCGGGTGCCCTTCCGGATCGCCTTCGGCGGCAACGTCCTCGCAACCTACGCGCCGGACTGCGCGCGCGCCTTCATCGGGGCCGCCCGGGCGGCCGCCGGTTCGGGGGACGCGCTCTGCCTCAACGTACCCGGCGCCCGCGTCGGCGTCGCCGCCTTCGTCGAGCTCATCGAGCGGATCGCGCCGGAGGCCGCGGGCCTCGTGAGCTTCGAGCGCAAGCCGCTCCTGCTGCCCGCGCTCCTCGAGGCGCCGGCCCTCGGGTCCCTCCTCGGCGAGGCGCTCGACCGGCCGATCGAGGAGGGCGCGCGCCGCACCGTCGAGCACTTCGAGGCGGCGCTCGCCGCCGGCCTCCTCGCACCCCCCGAGCCGTCGCGATGAGGCTGCTTCGGGTCGGGGATCCCGGCCGGGAGCTCCCCGTGGTCCTCGACGAGGCGGGGCGGGCCTTCGATCTCGCGCCCGTCCTCGCCGGCGGCGACATCGACGGTGCCTTCCTGGCGGGCGGCGGGACCGAGCGGGTGCGGACGGCGCTCGCCGAGGGCTGGCTCGAGCCCCGCTCGATCGAGGGGCTGCGCGTCGGCGCCCCGATCGCGCGGCCCGCCGCGGTGGTCTGCATCGGCCAGAACTACGCCGCGCACGCGGCGGAGTCCGGCGTGCCGCCTCCCACCTCGCCGGTGGTCTTCCTCAAGCACCCGAACACCGTCGTCGGGCCGAACGACGACGTCGTGATCCCCCGCGGCTCGGCGAGGACCGACTGGGAGGTGGAGCTCGCCGTCGTGATCGGCCGCAGGTGCCGGTACCTCGACTCGCCGGCGGCCGCCGTCGCCTGCATCGCCGGCTACACGATCGCCAACGACGTCTCGGAGCGGGCGTTCCAGCTCGAGGGCGGCGGGGGGCAGTGGACGAAGGGGAAGTCCTGCGAGACCTTCCTGCCGCTCGGGCCGTGGCTCGTGCCCGCCGACGACGTCGCCGATCCCGGCAACCTCCGCCTCCGCTCGTTCGTGAACGGCGAGGCGCGCCAGGACTCGACGACCGCGGACATGATCTTCCCCGTCCCCTACCTCGTGTGGCACCTCTCGCAGTACCTCGTGCTCGAGCCCGGGGACCTCGTCTGCACCGGCACGCCCGAGGGCGTGGCGCTGTCCGGGCGGTTCCCCTACCTGCGCCCCGGCGACCGCATGGCGCTCGAGATCGAGGGGCTCGGCCGCCAGGAGCAGCTGCTCGTCGCGGCCGACCACGCCGGGAGATAGTTCGCAAGGCGAACTAATTGCTACGCTGTGCGCGTGGCGTGCGAGGCGAGGCCCCGAGGTGACCGACCCGACCGGGCGCGCCTCGTCACGGCGGTCCGGGCGCTCGCGCGGGCGTCACGGACCCTCGAGCTCGCCTCGGACGAGCTGAGCCTCGCCCAGTACCGCGTCCTCGCCGCGATCGCCTCGGGCGAGGAGCGGGCGAGCTGGGTGGCGAGCCGGCTGGCGATCGGCAAGCCCGCCGTGAGCGCCCTCGTCGAGTCGCTGTCACGCCGTGGTCTCCTCGACCGGGAGGTGGTCGCCTCGGACCAGCGAGCGGTCGCCCTGCGCGTGACGCGGGAGGGCGCCGCCGTCCTCGCGCGTGCCGAGGGCGCCATGGCCGAGCGCCTGCAGGCGGTGCTCGAGCGCTGTGAGGAGCGCGCCGAGATCCTCGCCTCGCTCGGGCGCCTCGGCGAGCTGCTCGAGGCGCGGGCGGCCGAGCACCGCGCCCGGCACGCCCGGCCGAGGCCATGAGCGGCGGGCCGAGGCGCCGACGGGCGGGCTGGCTGAGGCGGCTGGGGCGCTACCTGCTGGCGCACCGGCGCGACGTCGTGGGCTCCCTCGCCGCGGGGGTGCTGGCGAGCGGCTGCCAGGCGGTCGTGCCGCTCCTCGTGCGCCAGATCGTCGACGAGGTGGTCGTGGCGCGTGCCGCCGCGCGCTGGCCGTGGCTCGCCGCGCTCGTCGGCGTCGGCGCGGCCTCCTTCGGCTTCTCCCACCTGCGCCGCTACCTCGGCGGGCGGGCCGCGCTCGCGGTCCAGCACGACCTGCGCAACGACATGCACGACCACCTCCAGGCCCTGGACCTCCAGACGCTGGACGCCCTGCCGACCGGACAGCTCGTCGCGCGCGCCAGCTCCGACGCGAAGCTCGTCCAGGGCTTCCTCGGGTTCTTCCCGATCGTGAGCGGCAACCTCCTCCTGATGCTCGTCGCCCTCGGCGTCATGGTCTACCTGTCGCCGCTGCTCGCGAGCATCAGCCTCGCCGTCGTGCCCGCGGTGGCGCTCGTCTCCTACCGGATGCGCCAGCAGATCTTCCCGGCGACCTGGGACGCGCAGCAGCGGGAGGGCGAGCTCGTCCAGGTCGTCGACGAGGCCGTGAACGGCGTGCGCGTCGTGAAGGCCTTCGGGCAGGAGCGGCGCGAGCTCGACCGGCTCGTCGAGCGAGCGCGCTCGCTCTACGGCTCGCAGATGCGCGTCGTGCGCCTCCAGTCCCGGTTCCAGCCGCTGCTGCAGGCCGTCCCGGCGCTCGGGCGCGTCGCCCTCCTCGCCCTCGGCGGCTCCCTCGCCCTGCGCCACGCCATCACCCTCGGCACCTTCCTCGCCTTCGCGGCGTACCTCACGCAGCTCATGGCCCCGGCTCGCCAGCTCGCGGGCGTCCTCACGGTCGGCCAGCAGGCGCGCGCCGGCCTCGAGCGGATCTTCCAGCTCCTCGACCTCGCGCCCGCCATCGCCGACGCGCCCGGCGCCCTCGAGCTCGGCGACGTCGACGGCGCCCTCGACTTCTCCGACGTCGCCTTCGCCTACGGCGAGGGCGAGCCCGTCCTCGACGGCTTCGACCTGTCGGTCGCGCCGGGCGAGCGCGTGGCTATCGTCGGCGCGAGCGGCAGCGGGAAGTCGACGGTCGCGCTGCTCGCGTGCCGCCTCCTCGACCCCGGGCGCGGCTCGGTCCGCCTCGACGGCCACGACCTGCGCGAGGTCGCGCTCGCGTCGCTGCGGGGGGCGGTCGGCATCGTGTTCGAGGAGAGCTTCCTCTTCTCCGACACCGTGCGCGCCAACATCGCCTACGGCAGGCCCGAGGCGAGCGACGCCGAGATCGAGGCCGCGGCGCGCGCCGCGCAGGCGCACGAGTTCATCGAGGCCCTGCCGAACGGCTACGACACCGTCGTCGGCGAGCGCGGCCTCACGCTGTCGGGCGGGCAGCGCCAGCGCGTCGCCCTCGCCCGCGCCATCCTGCGCCGCCCGCGCGTCCTCGTCCTCGACGACGCCACGAGCGCGGTGGACGCGGGGGTCGAGGAACGGATCCACGAGGCGCTGCGGGAGGCCTTCGCCGGTCGCACCCTGCTGGTGTGCGCGCACCGTCGCTCGACGCTGCGCCTCGCGGATCGCATCGTCGTCCTCGACGACGGGCGGGTCGTCGCCGAGGGGACCCACGACGAGCTCGTGGCGACGAGCGCCCTCTACCGCGAGCTCGTCGCCGGCCCCGACGAGGCGCACCCGGGCGCCACCGGCGCCACCTCCCGGCGCGCCTCGTCGGCGCGGCGGGCGGCGGTGGCGCCTGCGCCCGCGGCACTGCCGGCCGGTCTCGGTCGCGAGCGAGGGGAGGGATGGCGCCGCAGCCTCGCCCCGACGGACGAGCTGCTCGCCGGCGTCGCCTCCCTGCGGCCGGTGCGCGACGCGGCGGCGGTCGACCTCGAGCGCGAGACCCGCCGCGACCCGGCCTTCAGCCTCGCCCGCCTGGCCGGCGAGTTCCGTCGCCCGCTGCTCGGCGGGCTCGCGCTCGTCGTGGCGGACGCCCTCCTCTCGCTCGCCGGGCCGGCCTTCGTGAAGGCGGGCATCGACCGGGGCGTCGAGCGGGGGTCGCTCGCCGCGCTCCTCGTCGCCTCGGGTCTCTACCTCGCCGTGACGCTCGCGGACCTCGCCGACGCGATCGGAGAGACCTTCGTCACCGGGCGGAGCGCGCAGCGCATCATGCTCTCCCTGCGCATCCGGATCTGGGCGCAGCTGCAGCGGCTCTCCCTCGACTACTACGAGCGGGAGATGGCGGGCCGGATCATGACCCGCATGACGACCGACGTCGACCAGTTCGAGTCGCTGCTCGAGAACGGCCTGCTGGCGGCGCTCGTCGCGATCGTGACGTTCGTCGGCGTCGGGATCGCCCTCGTCGTCATGAACGCCGAGCTCGGCCTGTGCACCCTGTCGGTGACCGTGCCGCTCGGTGTCGCGACGTGGGCCTTCCGCCGGCGCGCCGCCCGCCTCTACGAGCAGGCGCGCGAGCGCCTCGCGCTCTTGAACGCCGACTTCCAGGAGAGCCTCGCCGGGGCGCGCGAGTCGAAGGCCTTCGCGCAC from Acidimicrobiales bacterium carries:
- a CDS encoding ABC transporter ATP-binding protein — translated: MSGGPRRRRAGWLRRLGRYLLAHRRDVVGSLAAGVLASGCQAVVPLLVRQIVDEVVVARAAARWPWLAALVGVGAASFGFSHLRRYLGGRAALAVQHDLRNDMHDHLQALDLQTLDALPTGQLVARASSDAKLVQGFLGFFPIVSGNLLLMLVALGVMVYLSPLLASISLAVVPAVALVSYRMRQQIFPATWDAQQREGELVQVVDEAVNGVRVVKAFGQERRELDRLVERARSLYGSQMRVVRLQSRFQPLLQAVPALGRVALLALGGSLALRHAITLGTFLAFAAYLTQLMAPARQLAGVLTVGQQARAGLERIFQLLDLAPAIADAPGALELGDVDGALDFSDVAFAYGEGEPVLDGFDLSVAPGERVAIVGASGSGKSTVALLACRLLDPGRGSVRLDGHDLREVALASLRGAVGIVFEESFLFSDTVRANIAYGRPEASDAEIEAAARAAQAHEFIEALPNGYDTVVGERGLTLSGGQRQRVALARAILRRPRVLVLDDATSAVDAGVEERIHEALREAFAGRTLLVCAHRRSTLRLADRIVVLDDGRVVAEGTHDELVATSALYRELVAGPDEAHPGATGATSRRASSARRAAVAPAPAALPAGLGRERGEGWRRSLAPTDELLAGVASLRPVRDAAAVDLERETRRDPAFSLARLAGEFRRPLLGGLALVVADALLSLAGPAFVKAGIDRGVERGSLAALLVASGLYLAVTLADLADAIGETFVTGRSAQRIMLSLRIRIWAQLQRLSLDYYEREMAGRIMTRMTTDVDQFESLLENGLLAALVAIVTFVGVGIALVVMNAELGLCTLSVTVPLGVATWAFRRRAARLYEQARERLALLNADFQESLAGARESKAFAHEALANERFHRLNRSYLETRVGAQRLVATYFPFVQFLSAVATAIVLGVGASLVASGRLLTGSLVAFVLYVEMFFSPIQQLSQVFDSWQQTRVSIRRIAELMRLEPLVRDPQAPLQPRRLEGALDLGAVRFAYPSDLGARRNGAAGGVPGEGAHRPGAALEALRGLTIDVSPGETVALVGATGAGKSTVVKLLARFYDPDDGHVRVDGIDLRRLSLHAYRRRLGYVPQEAFLFSGTIRDNIAYGRPSASDAEVESAARAVGAHEFIASLPGGYYHELAERGRSLSAGERQLVALARAELVQPAVLLLDEATSNLDLATESRVAAAMREVARGRTTIVIAHRLQTARSADRILVLDHGELVEAGTHDELLELGGHYASMWRAFELTGRLGAGSLRRREATAR
- a CDS encoding amidohydrolase family protein; its protein translation is MRIDAHFHVWDPATRRHAWIEQTPALYRRFGVEEVEALAHGCGIERGVLVQVLAETDETEEFLALAQAHEFVAGVVGWVDLSAPDVGEAIARLRDGPGGERLVGVRHLVQSEPDPGYLGREAVVAGLRQVAGAGCRFDLLVTTAQLPAATRLAAALDDLPMVLDHGAKPPIATGELEPWRSWIARLAELEHVSCKLSGLVTEAGDRCTVEAIAPYADHLLECFGPRRLLFGSDWPVCTVAASYGEVVTLAGALIERLSDAERAEVLGANAARFYGLAA
- a CDS encoding aldo/keto reductase, yielding MASGGDLGRVRIGSTGVEVTRLVLGCAPIGGLYEAVSAEDAAAALEQAWRLGVRSFDTAPHYGAGLAERRLGAFLATVPVGQATVSTKVGRLLRPAGPDGAPAPPEFAGEDRVHRVRDYSAAGVRRSLEESLERLGLDRVDVALVHDPEDHLDEALAGALPELARLRAAGVVGAIGAGMNLCAPLERIVAEADVDCVLVAGRYSLLDQGAAARLLPLCEARRVSVLVGGVFNSGVLADVRPGARFDYRPASDEVLERARAIALVCERHGVPLKAAAIRFPLRHPAVSAVVVGARSAAEVAEDVDCFQSEVPEALYDELAARRLVRSEVGSR
- a CDS encoding sulfatase-like hydrolase/transferase translates to MIGDRAPRCIVVIVADDLGFGDLGRWNFGASSTPAIDRLAAGGCCLSQHYSGSPVCAPARAALLTGRYPHRTGALDTIEAYGHDRLFRSERTLGDVLGAAGWRTGYVGKWHNGAFDPRYWPTARGFDEFFGFCGGWQDYYDYRLQADGAPVGPDGSYLTARLTDEAVAFVERHASERFLLLLAYNAPHFPFQAPEATVERYLARGFRLGVARIYAMVEELDRGVGRLVEALERHRLLEDALVLFTSDNGPQFGGEGEQSTRRFNCGFAGHKGLVFEGGVRTPAIVHWPGRLRGGTVSHDLAHFVDWLPTFADLAGAPLGDGPPLDGVSLAPTLLGSPRAEYPARFWQWNRFEPVWGCNAAMRDGDWKLVVPAARELLQISAEDRANDVAAKRRGLIGEIVTRTGDRPEAPAPPEPMLFDLSADPLETTDCRAREPARAERMLGELESWFRQVVAEYEAGRGRERAVP
- a CDS encoding NAD(P)-dependent oxidoreductase — protein: MSDVAAPAASRASVEAGTGAHEEEGPIDMDEAASVHAGERFLVTGASGCIGAWVVRLLLDEGTAVVASDLRADLRRFELISHPRRGEEVDFVALDVTSTEAVAQVVRDRAITHIVHLAGLQLPLCAANPPLGAAVNVVGTVNVFEAVRSSGRRVGIAYASSAAVFGSSSFYSSGVVADRSPLRPDSHYGVYKVANEGTARIYSMSEGIGSVGLRPFVVYGPGRDQGMTSDLTKALLAAAARVPFRIAFGGNVLATYAPDCARAFIGAARAAAGSGDALCLNVPGARVGVAAFVELIERIAPEAAGLVSFERKPLLLPALLEAPALGSLLGEALDRPIEEGARRTVEHFEAALAAGLLAPPEPSR
- a CDS encoding enolase C-terminal domain-like protein, producing the protein MARITGFRTHDVRFPTSASAIGSDAMNPDPDYAAAYLEVRVDDGTSGHGFVFTIGRGTEVQVAAIGALEPLLAGADVDEVLGDLGGTWRRLVADSQLRWLGPEKGVMHMAVGAVTNALFDLAAKRAGLPLWRYLAALSPEELVDLVDFRYLRDALTPDEALEILERALPGRSERIAELEASGYPAYTTAPGWLGYGDERLVESCEEARKEGFGQVKLKVGARLEDDLRRCRLARETLGGGVRLAVDANQVWDVPTAISWVRSLAEFELAWVEEPTSPDDILGHAAIREGVRPVPVATGEHVANRVVFKQLLQARAIDIMQIDACRVGGVNENLANLLLAAKFDVPVCPHAGGVGLCEVVQHLAFFDYVAVSGARDGRMIEWIDHLHENFLEPASVVSGRYVAPRAPGASAELRAESIAEYTYPTGPAWAAERRPARGLRTSGTAPSGPRRPGGR
- a CDS encoding MarR family winged helix-turn-helix transcriptional regulator, with protein sequence MACEARPRGDRPDRARLVTAVRALARASRTLELASDELSLAQYRVLAAIASGEERASWVASRLAIGKPAVSALVESLSRRGLLDREVVASDQRAVALRVTREGAAVLARAEGAMAERLQAVLERCEERAEILASLGRLGELLEARAAEHRARHARPRP
- a CDS encoding FadR/GntR family transcriptional regulator, which codes for MAVTDEAIEKIKEMIVAGRLRPGDRLPKEDELAARLGLSRSSLREAVRALSLVRILDVRQGDGTYVTSLSPAVLLDAVSFVVDFHRDDSVLNFLEVRRVLEPYAVSLVARSATPEQVAELRRLLDEVTPSSPPERFVENDREFHRRVNSFCGNAVLISLLDSLSGPMHRARVWRGVTDPNALERTRAEHLAIVDALEAHQPDIAAARAVVHIAGVEEWLRRVQASEVAVGGPHRRADGATPGPPASARARPA
- a CDS encoding fumarylacetoacetate hydrolase family protein, producing MRLLRVGDPGRELPVVLDEAGRAFDLAPVLAGGDIDGAFLAGGGTERVRTALAEGWLEPRSIEGLRVGAPIARPAAVVCIGQNYAAHAAESGVPPPTSPVVFLKHPNTVVGPNDDVVIPRGSARTDWEVELAVVIGRRCRYLDSPAAAVACIAGYTIANDVSERAFQLEGGGGQWTKGKSCETFLPLGPWLVPADDVADPGNLRLRSFVNGEARQDSTTADMIFPVPYLVWHLSQYLVLEPGDLVCTGTPEGVALSGRFPYLRPGDRMALEIEGLGRQEQLLVAADHAGR